A single region of the Polymorphum gilvum SL003B-26A1 genome encodes:
- a CDS encoding toprim domain-containing protein gives MSGRDWRAFDAELRARVPELAVELLGKPTFRAGQEWRWGRKGSLSVVISGARAGMWFDHEEGRGGWFSDLVGRDLGMAREDATDWIADRIGMAALPRPTRQPSTPGATAANDPAEPPLALATAPPEPHPDGDAAPAPNRTDEAAARAKRIWTSARPAPEDHPYLIAKQAAPLALRMDAGRRLVVPLQDIDGRIHSLETIAPDGAKRFLAGGAKKGHFAVAGAEPGPIAEPAGPVLICEGWATGASLHIATGHTVIAAMDAGNLMPVAEALRARFPAADLVLVADNDAKPDRDDNPGVEAARKVALAVDGRLAVPESPGDANDLFCAEGPDAVSALVASAARIPPSPPTYPAPVLTPDEARVRLAEAIAGFMAAIPDYWAAVEAAQEEAKSADADRDPLDFNIVARAALPPLLGLPVDVGLGKTSSARAAIAELIAAGGLGTRKVVYAVPRHDLGAEQVTAFEALGLSAMLWKGRTAPDPTPGNPDQLMCLDPEATFDALEVEHPVEQSCCKVKNGAELLLCPWFHDCGYQRQKPLAQAAQVIVCAHDSLFHMKPQAIGEVGLLVIDEAFWQSGLRGLDGKATLTQDGLEPGRTSLTCYTGKGRMDVGATADLVAARERLCKALRVTEPGSLRLGLLEAVGLTPDDCRHAATLERRRMRDAGLRPGMSPVERRKRIEAVLPQAGEPWAPPGRCATLWLILAEALENGHDAAGAELVHEITEAGSVRALRLRWRSRMRTGWAAQAPILHLDATLRPELVQTYLPRLRLGAPVAARQPHVRVRQVTGSPTSARALSPSADAPERDRKAAATRLRDLRAWIDLRARQCHRPGQAIDLLVVGQKAAIDALRSAGLPPRVEAVHFNALSGLDRWGGIGGMVILGRTLPAPHTVELIAMALTGRMPASNPEDAGWWYPMVERRIRLAGDRTAPLTMEEHADPIAESVRWSICEGELIQATGRGRGVNRTAATPLEIDLLTDVVLPVTVDALVPWSDLRPTRRDLMSLTGIVLENAADMAACFPEFWPTREAAKKDGQRKGTNGYYRDLYNSRMSPSSAEVTYRPEGPGHRARTARVDLSRIPDPETWLTNRLGPLASFEMRRVEGADIDAPGASASARLDALASRLTDSMQAVLDARRLALDALSARLDAAKPAALRRTHHPQPEEETEA, from the coding sequence ATGAGCGGGCGGGACTGGCGGGCCTTCGACGCCGAGCTGCGTGCCCGCGTGCCGGAACTCGCGGTGGAGCTTCTGGGCAAGCCGACCTTTCGTGCAGGGCAAGAATGGCGCTGGGGTCGCAAAGGCAGCCTCTCGGTCGTCATCTCCGGCGCGCGGGCGGGGATGTGGTTCGACCACGAGGAAGGCCGGGGCGGCTGGTTTTCGGATCTTGTCGGCCGCGACCTCGGCATGGCCCGGGAGGATGCGACCGACTGGATTGCCGACCGGATCGGCATGGCGGCGTTGCCCCGGCCGACCCGTCAGCCGTCGACACCAGGCGCAACGGCGGCGAACGATCCGGCCGAGCCGCCACTGGCGCTGGCCACGGCACCTCCCGAGCCACACCCCGATGGCGATGCCGCGCCCGCGCCGAACCGCACGGATGAGGCCGCCGCGCGTGCCAAGCGGATCTGGACCAGCGCCCGTCCCGCCCCGGAGGACCATCCCTATCTCATCGCCAAGCAGGCCGCGCCGCTCGCCCTGCGCATGGACGCCGGCCGCCGGCTCGTCGTGCCGCTGCAGGACATCGACGGCCGGATCCACAGTCTCGAGACCATCGCGCCCGATGGGGCCAAGCGTTTCCTCGCCGGTGGGGCCAAGAAGGGTCATTTCGCGGTGGCGGGCGCGGAGCCGGGGCCGATTGCCGAACCCGCTGGCCCCGTCCTGATCTGCGAGGGCTGGGCGACCGGCGCGAGCCTGCACATCGCCACGGGCCATACCGTGATCGCGGCGATGGACGCGGGCAACCTGATGCCGGTGGCCGAGGCGTTGCGGGCGCGTTTTCCGGCGGCCGATCTCGTCCTCGTCGCCGACAACGACGCGAAGCCCGATCGCGACGACAACCCCGGCGTCGAGGCCGCGCGCAAGGTCGCGCTCGCAGTCGATGGCCGTCTGGCCGTGCCGGAGAGCCCCGGAGACGCCAACGATCTGTTCTGCGCCGAGGGGCCGGACGCCGTTTCGGCGCTCGTCGCCAGCGCGGCGCGGATCCCGCCGTCACCGCCCACCTATCCCGCACCTGTTCTCACGCCAGACGAGGCCCGCGTCCGCCTGGCCGAGGCCATCGCCGGTTTCATGGCCGCGATCCCGGACTACTGGGCCGCCGTCGAGGCGGCGCAGGAGGAGGCCAAGAGCGCCGACGCCGACCGCGACCCGCTGGATTTCAACATCGTGGCGCGGGCCGCCTTGCCACCGCTTCTCGGCCTGCCGGTCGATGTGGGCCTCGGCAAGACCTCGAGCGCGCGCGCCGCCATTGCCGAGTTGATCGCCGCGGGCGGGCTCGGCACGCGCAAGGTCGTCTACGCCGTCCCGCGCCACGATCTCGGGGCCGAACAGGTCACGGCCTTCGAGGCATTGGGTCTCAGCGCCATGCTCTGGAAGGGGCGCACCGCGCCTGATCCCACGCCGGGCAATCCCGACCAACTCATGTGCCTCGACCCCGAAGCTACCTTCGACGCGCTCGAGGTCGAGCATCCGGTCGAACAGAGCTGCTGCAAGGTCAAGAACGGCGCGGAGCTGCTGCTCTGCCCCTGGTTCCACGACTGCGGCTACCAACGCCAGAAGCCACTGGCGCAGGCGGCGCAGGTCATCGTCTGCGCCCATGACAGTCTCTTTCACATGAAGCCGCAGGCCATCGGCGAGGTCGGGCTTCTCGTCATCGACGAGGCCTTCTGGCAGTCGGGCCTGCGCGGTCTCGACGGCAAGGCGACGCTCACGCAGGACGGGCTGGAGCCCGGCCGGACCTCGCTCACCTGCTATACCGGCAAGGGCAGGATGGATGTCGGCGCCACGGCCGACCTGGTCGCTGCGCGGGAGCGGCTCTGCAAGGCGCTGCGGGTCACGGAGCCGGGTTCGCTGCGCCTCGGCCTTCTGGAAGCGGTCGGTCTCACGCCGGACGACTGCCGCCATGCTGCGACGCTGGAACGCCGCCGCATGCGCGATGCGGGCCTCCGCCCTGGCATGTCGCCGGTCGAGCGGCGCAAGCGGATCGAGGCGGTCCTGCCGCAAGCGGGCGAGCCATGGGCGCCGCCCGGTCGCTGCGCCACGCTCTGGCTGATCCTCGCCGAGGCGCTGGAGAACGGCCACGATGCCGCCGGCGCCGAGCTCGTTCACGAGATAACCGAGGCCGGTTCGGTCCGCGCGCTCCGTCTGCGCTGGCGCAGCCGCATGCGGACCGGCTGGGCGGCCCAGGCGCCGATCCTGCATCTCGACGCGACGCTGCGCCCGGAACTCGTGCAGACCTACCTGCCGCGGTTGCGTCTAGGCGCGCCCGTCGCTGCCCGCCAGCCCCATGTCCGCGTCCGCCAGGTGACCGGCAGCCCGACCTCGGCCCGCGCGCTGTCGCCCTCCGCCGATGCGCCCGAACGGGACCGCAAGGCCGCCGCCACCCGTCTGCGCGATCTTCGCGCCTGGATCGACCTCCGGGCCCGGCAGTGCCATCGCCCCGGCCAGGCAATCGATCTGCTGGTGGTGGGCCAGAAGGCCGCCATTGATGCGCTCAGGTCCGCGGGGCTGCCGCCGCGGGTTGAGGCGGTGCATTTCAACGCGCTGAGCGGGCTCGACCGCTGGGGCGGGATCGGCGGCATGGTGATCCTCGGCCGCACTTTGCCTGCGCCTCACACGGTCGAACTGATCGCCATGGCGCTGACCGGCCGGATGCCCGCATCGAACCCGGAGGACGCGGGCTGGTGGTATCCCATGGTCGAACGCCGCATCCGGCTCGCGGGCGACCGGACCGCGCCGCTCACGATGGAGGAACATGCCGATCCCATTGCCGAGTCCGTGCGCTGGAGCATCTGCGAGGGCGAGCTCATCCAGGCGACGGGGCGCGGGCGCGGCGTCAACCGCACCGCCGCCACGCCGCTCGAGATCGACCTGCTCACGGACGTGGTCCTGCCGGTCACCGTCGATGCGCTCGTTCCCTGGTCCGACCTGCGCCCGACCCGACGCGACCTGATGTCCCTTACCGGCATCGTCCTCGAGAACGCCGCCGATATGGCCGCCTGCTTCCCGGAGTTCTGGCCGACCCGCGAGGCCGCGAAGAAGGACGGCCAGAGGAAGGGGACAAATGGCTATTATAGAGACCTCTATAATAGCAGAATGTCCCCATCCTCGGCGGAGGTGACCTATCGCCCGGAGGGTCCCGGCCATCGCGCCCGCACCGCCCGCGTCGATCTCTCCCGCATTCCCGATCCGGAAACCTGGCTCACCAACCGCCTCGGGCCGCTCGCCAGCTTCGAGATGCGGCGCGTCGAGGGCGCCGACATCGACGCGCCTGGTGCCTCCGCTTCCGCGCGCCTCGACGCCCTCGCATCCCGCCTGACCGACAGCATGCAGGCCGTGCTCGACGCGCGCCGCTTGGCCCTCGACGCGCTGTCTGCGCGGCTAGACGCCGCGAAGCCCGCCGCCCTGCGCCGCACCCACCACCCCCAACCAGAAGAGGAGACCGAGGCATGA